ACTACAATCCAAGTATTTAGCAAAAGGCTGGCTCTGCACCATGGGGGCCACATGGATGCCACTGCCTGCTGAAGCGACAGGGCTGGCTGTTCCCTGCCACAGTTTGCAGCACCCTGCGGGGCAGTGCCATCTCAGGCACCACTGCACGCTCTTCTCCCCTGCTGTGCAAACATGCCCTTCCCATCAGCACGAccaaggagaaagagaaggcaaagcATCCCACATCGTGTTAGCCAAGAAAATCTCTATCTAGAGCCAGAATCATTTCTAATGATAAGTCTGATGTTCCTGTAATTTTGGGGCCCACAGTCTTTTAAGATAACAAAAATGAAGGCTCTCTACAGAATGAAGATGcactttctgaagtgtttttatttttctaacagGTAACTTCTACTGGTAAAGATCACCTTTAAAAGGGAACATGGATTTAATAAActcaacagaacaaaacagtaCGTCAGAAGAACTATTCAAATGGGTGACATCCAAGATTCTCATTTCCATTACCTTGTCTGTACTTGCGCTAATGACAACAGCCATCAATTCTCTTGTGATGACTGCAATAATTGTGACAAGAAAGCTCCACCACCCCGCCAACTATTTAATCTGCTCTCTTGCAGTGACTGATTTCCTTGTGGCAGTCCTAGTGATGCCCTTCAGCATTGCCTACATTGTAAAGGAGACGTGGATCATGGGGCAAGTGGTGTGTGACATTTGGCTGAGCGTGGACATTACATGCTGCACGTGTTCCATCTTGCATCTCTCTGCCATTGCTTTGGATCGGTACAGAGCAATCACGGATGCTGTGGAATATGCACGGAAAAGGACACCGAAGCATGCTGGCATCATGATTGCAGTGGTATGGATCATATCCATTTTTATCTCCATGCCGCCTTTGTTTTGGCGGCACCAGACAACCAGCAGGGATGATGAATGCATCATCAAACATGACCACATTGTTTTCACCATTTACTCTACGTTTGGCGCCTTCTATATCCCACTGGCCTTGATTCTGATCCTTTATTACAAGATATACAAGGCAGCAAAGACATTTCACAGAAGAAGCGTCAGCCGGATCGTCAGGGAGGAGGTAAATGGACAGGTCCTTTTGGACGCAGGTGAAAGAAGCACCAAATTGGCTTCAATGCCCAGCACAACAGAGAAGACATCAGATCCACTGATGGACTGTGATAAAATCAATATCACCGTACGAAGCCCCAGGTCTGAATCTAAGCACGAGAAGtcctggaaaaaacagagaatcTCTAGCACAAGAGAGCGAAAGGCAGCAACTACTCTGGGTCTGATCCTGGGGGCATTTGTGATCTGCTGGCTCcctttttttgtaaaagaagTAGTTGTTAATACCTGTGAAAGATGTCACATCTCAGAAGACATATCTAATTTCCTAGCATGGCTGGGATATATCAATTCCCTTATTAATCCTCTAATCTACACAATCTTTAATGAAGATTTCAAGAAAGCATTCCAGAAGCTTGTGCGGTGTAGGCCATATTTCTAAGAGCTTTTGTTCATATAAGGAGAACATATTAATTGGGTTTTTTTAACatgtataaatttatataaCTGAGTTCACATTTGTtgtatttaaggaaaaacacCAAGACTCTGCATTTACATAATGACTCTTTTGTATTAGTAGTACTGGGAGCATAAATTGCCCAAGTTTTAAAGAGATGGATCTTCTGGGATCAGTTTTGCTCTGGAAAAGGAGGTAGCGTTTATTCATTGTGACCCTGACCCACCTGGGATTTGCAGAGCCACCTAGTTTGAAGCATTCAGGTATTACCTTAAACATAAAGGAAATACATGCTTGAAGtagacaaaacaaagaaacaaaattagaaagaaaaaaaaaaaaggcaacaactAACCAATGAAGTTTTAAGTGAAACACCACACAGGTTTTGGTCTCTATTGTCAATAAGATAGAAAATACAGCTTAGAATTAAAGACTTAACTTTATTAATTTGTCACAGGCCTGCAGCATAGAGCCAAGCCATTCCCAGCAAAGGGTAGTAGCTTTAAACATACCTAGCATCATCCTCTGTTAACTAGTTgagtgcagctgcagccccgcCTTCTCTCCTAGATGAAGGACTTCCCTGGGTTATGCCCCAGCAATAGTCGAGGCACTTTCATGGGTTAACAGTTCATAGCGAGCCACTGTTTCATGCCCTGTGCCACTGCACACCCAAGACAGACATGGACACAGCCCCAGGGGAATGGCTGGTAGTCAGGGCACCTCATGTGATTTGCGTGCACACagtgcctggtgctcagagacACCATTTCGGTAGGGACTATGGAGAGTTGACCTCATAAAGAGCAGCTGGTCCTCCTCATGGGGATGTTATAAAGGAGAGAAACATGAAATACTCCCTGTTCCCTCAGCCCTACCTCATATGCCTGGCCGGCATGGCCCCCACAACTTTCTGGACACCAAATCCCGCCACACAGCTTGTGTCAGGGCCACTAGAGCATTGCTGATGGCAAGTGTCTCAGTGAGCTTGGGTTGAGGGCCACCTACTAAAGCTCCAGCTCAGCGTATGCTAGAAGCCAGTTAGGCCCGAAGCCTAACATCCCCCGAGTCTTTTTTCAACTGCCTCAAGCGCTAGGGCTGTGCACCCTCTTCCCAGCCATGTGAGAAAGAAGGGACCAAGTGCAGTGCCAGCACTGTGGGTCCCCAGAAAAGGTCCTTCGGGAGCTTCTCCAGaaagggcagggggagggatCTCAGTCAGCAGCATACACTTGGGAAGGGAATCCTGTGGGATGCACATGGCCTGGTGCCTCCAAACCCCCACTTTCCCCAGAGCATCTAGTCACAGTCCTCAgtcccagcagagctgaaggGACTTGTATGCACTCCAGCCATCCCCGGCCAACTGGTTCGGCCAAAGATAGCCACAATGAACAAGGCCTTTAGTGGGCTGCCTGCAAAGGCCTCAAAGACAGCACCTTGGCCAGTCTTGATTTACACACTCTAGATACCAAGACACAGCACTAAAAACTGCAACAGCCCTTGCCTCAAAACTATCAGTGCAAGTTTGTCAGCAGCTAAGGGTACTAACAAGACAGTGGGCATTTACCCCCACGGTGCAGATGAGTAGCTAAGAGCCACCACAGAGCCCAGGGATGGGTTTTGCACTTTTCAGGTCAGACAGATTTAGACTGCGTCACCAAGACCCTGGCTTTGCATTTGTTGCCAGCCATTCAATACTGTCTAGCAGGAACAGGGACTGGAGGCTCCTTACAGGAACTACAAatcctgctgtcagcagcagcaatcCTTCAGAGATGCTCTAATTTGGCACACAGGCTGGCAGCTTTGGGACGTCACAGAGAAGCTGAGACATGAGACCACTACACAGAGCCTTAGTTTCGGAAGGGTGTCACCGGTCTTTGcagttttttcttccaagagaCTTTTAGCATTTTGTATTAGAcaagaaaatccagaaaaaaatgctgtcactgttgtttctctctcctgctttccctcCCCTTATATTCCAAACTGTGGAGCTtaatgatttttgtattttgcccACTAGCTACAAGCTTCCACAACAGCTGTCAGAGGTGTTTCATGCAAGATGGCAAGGTTTGAGACCTAAGATATTGAACTAATTTGTTTCTGTCACTTGAAACTTACTATATTCTGCTTTCACATCAAGATCCAAATGAGATACTACTCAGAAGTACTAGAAACCATGCATTACTTTTACCGCTGATTTTAACCCCTGCAGGAGCCTTGTGGAAAGCTTACTTGTCACACCACATAGCTCTAGTGCAGCAGTAGCACAGCTAAATTTTGAAGGCACTAGGATGCAGCAGCATGTAATTTGGCTTGCGCTCAGCATAAGCAAACACACTTGATACCACTGCAGTCAGAGCACAGCTGCGGCAGCCCCCATGACCTCAGCACTGGCTATATtatgctaaaagaaaataaccattttAAAGATCAGCCGTGCTCTGCTGTCTCCAGAAAGATCCACAGAATTGTTTCCTCAAAGGATTACCAAATTAGCAGAAGGCTGCAAGGAAACCACACTGAAACGTTTAAGGTTGAAGACCTCTGTTTGTTTCCTGAGTACTGTGTCATAACATGGGACTTCTAGAGCCACAGCTTCCACTCCCCTGCTTTTCCCTTTATATCTGCTGGAGGGCAGCGTATATTGCTTTTCCTCTTACATGTAAAAAGTTTGACAATACCTTGTGAAAGCaaattggaagaaaaactaGGGGTTGCTTCTGAGGAGAAAAGATGCTTAAGATActcatatttaaataataatggtAAGGCTCAAAGAATGAAGTAGCATGtagataaacagaaaatagcTGTCATTTATGCACTGTCAACAGTATTATACTCTGGATCTACTTAAGCTGCTAAACATTTCTTGAAATGCAAGGGTGGTTTCTTTTGTATCCTTTTCACTGAGCTGTATCTGCTCACCCTTCAACACCAAGTGGTGGAAGATGCAGCTACAAGAAATCTAAGCAAACAAGCGGATAGTTATCTTATTAAAAGCACTTACAGATTGTGGACCATCATTTCTTGGTGTCTGAAATTTCCACAGTGCCAAACACTTTATCCTACATCCCCACACAGTATCACTTCATCTCTAGCATTTATCTATGCATGTGATgtgctaagaaaaaaatctgacttcttTCAAGATGCATAATAGTTAAGATTTCTGTTGGATGCTGCTTTCCCCTCCCCAGAAGGTACACAGGCACCCACTGGAGCTTAGTACTGAATCCAAGGAGCAAGAAAGAGACTGCAAGATTTTTATGCCCTGGAACTAAGTATTTTTACAAGTAGCTCTTTACCTTCTAAGAGTTCAgtctcagaaaagagaaaaaaaaaagtctgttttcttaaCTCTATCAGAAGAGTGCGTGTGTATTGAAGGAAAGGGTTTTACATATCCTCTCCTTTGTGTGAAGCTTTCTAGACTCCTGTCACTGGTGTAGCTGCCCTCCCAGTTGCTGCTTGCTGCCTACCTACCCACCCAtcaatttatatttcttctaaaaccTAGGGAACTAGATTTGGAGCAGCTGACCTGCTCCCACTTCATCTTTCACAGAGGATGATTCCTGAAGCAGCTGTGAACACTATATGCAGTTCAGGTAGATGTTTTTTCCTAACAGCAAGCAGTTAAATACACCTCATTATTCTGTGCTCAGTCCTTCACTTTTCCTCCCTGCCGAATGCTTTATTGGTGTTCTTTCCTCTTGAGGAGAGCACATCCCTACAGAGGGGTTGGGCTACGAATACACTTTTGTTTTAGTGATGCAGTCACACTTGTTAATGCATGACTGTACCACCCAGAAACACCCACTTCGTCCAAATGTGCTTTTGGCAGTCACTGCCTTCAGCTGGTGCCTAATTGTTCTTGGTGTTAGGGAGGTACACAGAAATAACTATGTACCAAATCATTTTCTCCAGTAGTTACAAACTTAGCATGTTATTTCTAGGCAAGTACGCAGGATTATTTATTTGACCTTTGCATTTCAGATTCCTTTGCATAAGGGAAACAGAAAGTCACCGCTGTAGCTGTTGAAAGGAAGGACTTTTTTGAACTCTGCGCACCAAAGAAAAAAGGctgcaagaaaaacatgagGAAGCCCTTGTAGCACCTCTGTAAAGACTGAGCATAAACCTAACACTTGCAAGCACCCCAGCACTCAAGTAGTAAATGTTACCTGCTATTTGCTCTCATATTCCTCTTCTGAAAAGTGCTGCTGCACTACAGGGACAGTACTAACAATATCAAAACTACGAAAAATACCAGCAATGTTTTGATATCCCCTCCCCTGCACAATCCTGAAATgaattaaacagatttttattatttttaaggattttcCATTTGTCTTCTGGGGACACtaatttctaattcttttttttttcctctctctttaaCCAGGAAGGGTAagcctttaaaagaaatataaacatttctaTGACCTAGGGTTTCTAGACATCATCTAGTAACTCAAGAAATCAAAGCTTTGGTGATACAGAGCTTGGCTAAGAAGATTACAGAGAACAGAACAGGCAACAGTCAGCAGCATTGGCATGAACAGACAAGGTTACCAATTCAATCCAAAACAGCCTTTCTGGTGTCAAATCCCTCTCATAAAGACAGCAATGACCGAAAAAATCTTATATCCTCAGGAAAATACTGAAGTCTGAATTTTCTACAATCCAGTTGTTTACTTCACGTTCAGATGAGTTTAAGTAAGAACTTTGCAACtcaaaataattgcaaagaaatatttttaggtaAGGAAAATATACTGTGCTTCATTAGTCAATCTGTACaattatgtattaaaaatctCAGTTGAGGCAGAGTAAAAAGTGAAAGAAGGTGCTTattgaacatttattttttatccacTAGTAGTTCGAATCAATTGTATCCACTCTTTAaggcatatatttatttaaactacAGTTTTGAAGGTACGAATTGCTATATAACAGATGAGTTGCActaataaaatgtttccttttccactttaaaatgAGATAGGTCCTATACATGCACAATACTTTCTCTCACTAAATGAAATCTTTTCCTGTTCCCCCCATACACTCATTGATTTCAAACTCAGAGCAGTATATTATAGTTTGGATTTAAAGATAAAAACCATGTATGATGCcacaaaaaaaagtgctaagTGCTAAGTTAAAGCTAGAGGAGCAATTAATCTTCTTGCTTCAGTTTAGATCATGACTGGTAGTAGATGTTTAATGCAATAACTAGCTCTCTGCTGGCAGTACTCCAAGATGCAAAAGCTGTGGCTAATCTGTATGACAGCAAGCATCTGCTAAGCAACTCACTTTTGGTTAAGCCCGGTTTCCTGTATTTCACAGTACAAAGCTGCATAACGTAGTCCACAGCCATGAAATAAGAAATCACCCCATTTGCACTCCAACCCTTTCTAAAGCGGTAGTCACTATAAGATACCTGCTCCAAAAACACACACCATTAACTGGCAAGAGCAAAGTTGTGTCTTTATccacagcaaaaacagaaaaaagctttcatatCTCTTACTTTTTTGGAGGTAGCCAGGAGGCAACCTGACCAGACTGGGGTCAGGTGGGCTCAACATaggccagcactgctgcccgACCAGGtgcaaaaagaaatctcttcaaGCAGAatgccaccagcagcaagcTCAGTCAGCACTAGCTAGcgacaaaataaaaagcagtccAGCATCTGTCCCATCTTCTGTTGCAAAGGAAGTCCAAAAAGGTATCAACGGTCCCTTCAGTCATCTGGTCATTTCCTGCACCTTATTTTCTATCCTAACTTAGCTGGGCTCTGTCAGCTCTTCTGGCTTGTTTAGCAAGACAGTTTTGTATCAACTTTGTGCTGGTCAGTACAGGGCTTGCATACCCTGTTATCATAAAGCTCAGCTCTGAAGCTTGAGGTCAGTCTTCAGCTTGGGTAAATGCAAAGAGATAGTAAtttaagataataaaaatttaagGTAAGGGCTTGatgtggatttttcttccacaactACTTTGACAGCAAGTAAACCAAGGTCCTTTTGAACCCAAACTAGTTTTCCTAGCAAGATATTTATATTACAGCCAAGCATGACCTTAATTTTCACAGACAAATATAAGCTATATTACCATTAGACTGTTTCTAACCTCATTCATTGGCAGTCTTTTGCATTTTGTCAAATTCTCCCACCTTGTTTTCAAAGTgtagaagaaatattaattaactAATTATCTGAGGTAGGTAGGTCTTATCACCATTTTACAGGTAGGAAACCAGAAGCCCAGGGAAGTGGACACCTCAGTCTGGATAAGGTCCCAGAGTGCTATTTAGCATACTAAACAAGAGAAGGGAACATTTCCAAACCCAGTGCTAGAATCACAGCATGGTCAAGACTGGAATGGAcatctggaggtcatctaggagggccacctagagcaggctgcccaggaccatgtccagatggcttttgagtatctctaaggatggagactccacaacttctctgcgATACCAGTGTCATTactcagtcaccctcacagtaaaaaaaaaaaaaaaaaaaaaaaaaaaaaaaaatcctgatgtTCACATGGAACCCattgtgttttagtttgtgcctgctgcctctTGTCCCATCTCTGAGCAACACTGAAAAGAGCTTGTCTGGCTTTATCTTCTTTACACCCACTCTTCAGGTGTTTATACACACTGATAAAATCCCACCTGAGTCTTCTCCTCTAGGCTGCAGAGTcacagctctcccagcctttcctcttatgagagatgctccagtcccttaatcacCTCAGTAGTCCTTTGCTGAACTCTCTCCAGGATGTCCCTGCATATCTtatactggggagcccagaactggacacagtactccaggtgtgcCCTCACCGGTGAACAgagaggaaggatcacctcATACGTTCCTCCAACTGTTGGCAACACTCCTGATAATACAGTCCAAGAGGCTGTTGACCTTCTTTGtagcaagggcacattgctgattCATGTTCAGCCTTGTGCCCACCAGCATCCCCAAGGCagtttctgcaaagctgcattCCAGCTGGTCATCCCCAAGCAAGTAATGGcacctggggttgttcctccccaggtgaaGAGCTTTGGACTTCCCTTTGTTGAACTGTACAAGAAATCACATAGTAGtgtgagagaagaaaacaagctatGGATTGAAGCAAatcagaaaaagggaaggagaaaaacaagaggaGACAGACTGAGcagttttttccttctagtGCCAGGGAGCCTTGAAACAAACTTGTTTGAACTCAAGTGCAAGTTT
This genomic window from Cygnus olor isolate bCygOlo1 chromosome 1, bCygOlo1.pri.v2, whole genome shotgun sequence contains:
- the HTR1F gene encoding 5-hydroxytryptamine receptor 1F — translated: MDLINSTEQNSTSEELFKWVTSKILISITLSVLALMTTAINSLVMTAIIVTRKLHHPANYLICSLAVTDFLVAVLVMPFSIAYIVKETWIMGQVVCDIWLSVDITCCTCSILHLSAIALDRYRAITDAVEYARKRTPKHAGIMIAVVWIISIFISMPPLFWRHQTTSRDDECIIKHDHIVFTIYSTFGAFYIPLALILILYYKIYKAAKTFHRRSVSRIVREEVNGQVLLDAGERSTKLASMPSTTEKTSDPLMDCDKINITVRSPRSESKHEKSWKKQRISSTRERKAATTLGLILGAFVICWLPFFVKEVVVNTCERCHISEDISNFLAWLGYINSLINPLIYTIFNEDFKKAFQKLVRCRPYF